A region of the Pseudorca crassidens isolate mPseCra1 chromosome 9, mPseCra1.hap1, whole genome shotgun sequence genome:
cctccagatgtGCACCCACCTGCACACAGCTCGGCCCTGAGCCCctttggggaggaggggcacAAACACAACTTTGCCTGGATGAGAAGGGGTTCTTGGGTTTCGTGAGTGGGCTGACCTTTGGAGGTGTGGGGCAGGAGTGGGCAGAGAGGAGGTTTCTTCCCAGAAACAGGCTTGCCAGGCCCCTGGGGGCATGGGACCAGAGTTGGGGCCATGCCTGGGGCCCCTGAGTGCAAATAGAAAGTTAATTTGGGCAGGAGCTGAGCTGCAGTCAGTCCCGCTGCCCTCCTGCCCGCTCTATTAATACAGATCCAGCTCTGCTGCCTGGCATCACCTATTTATAGCCCCAGAGGCAGCATAGCCACACCCCTTGTATAGAggagggtgaggggcagggaaCTCACAGCTATAGGGGCCAGGGCCGGGGTCCGTAGGTGCCCACAGCCTCCTTGGGTGGGCCTGGCACTGATGGGCTGGAATCCACCCAgactccccacctccttcccagtCTGGACTATGTGGTCAGGCTCCTGATctgccccgccccccctccctgccccccatcaACCTAGGGTTGAGTGGGTCTGTCTAGACCCTGCAAACTCATCATTAATTAGCTTGTTAAATGGCTGAAAGGAGGGGGCGGGGAATGCAGGGTTCTTTCTGAAACAGCTGTGGCTGTAATTAGGTGGACAGTGTGGCTGGCTCTTATTTATTCCGGTTATGATTACTCTGTGATCAGCGCCTCTGATTGGTGGCTTGGCAGGGAAGGCTCCCTCCTTTCCTAACCACCCATCAGCCTTTAGAATTGTCGGTGCCTGCCTGGGAGGGCCCGTGGGTTTGCCAGAGAAGTGGGTGGTTTTGTCTACTATGTTGTCTGCTATGGGCTTCTCAGCTTGCTAGCCCCCCCTCCGTGGCAATGCCCAGGGCCCCCCAACAGGCTCTTGAGCGCCTCAGTGGGCGGCCAAGGTACCCACGTGGTCTGGGATGCCCCATGCCCTTGTGGCCTGCCTGAGCTGAACTGTCTCAGCGTCCAGGAATGTAGACTTCCCTGCCAGTCTTAGCTCAGACTGGCATGAAGCTTGGGGTGCCAAGTGGCACCAGATAGGGTAGAGAGGAGCCTGGGGCCAGGGGCCAAGGACATGGACAAATTGGAAGAGTGGGTGGTAGAGACCACCAGGTCTCTGGCTTCTCCCAACAGAGCATCTTGTGCAGAAGCCCTCTAGCACCTGGTGTGGCCGGGAGGAGGAGTTCTGCCAGACAGGCTTAGGCGCGGTGCGCACACCTGTCACCGTGCACACTCCCGGTGCCCCTGGCTACATTTTCTGgctcccacctgccctcccccctCCATGCACTCACACTTCCTGGGCAGGACTGGGCTTGTGTCTACTGCCTGGGAATGTGCTTGGTTGAGGCTGGGCCCACTGGCCTAGGCTTGGCTGCCTTCCAGGGGAGACCAAGGAGCAGGACGATGTCAGGCCAGAGAGCGCTTTGACAGAGAGAAGGAGGGTAGCGGTCGCTCCTGGCTGTCAGAAAGGGGGGCAGCTCTCTTAAGGAAGCGAATTCTGGTCCCCGCAGGGGCATCTGACCGATCCATGGTGTTTCCCTGTCCCCTGTCTCAGAGCTTTTGTGTGATCCTGGAAGTTGCTGCCTCTCAAACTGACCCTTCCACCCAGGTGGCAGATAGGTGGATCTTGATGGGAGGCACATGGGTGTCTGTGTTCTCTGGAGAGCCTTCTCCGCTTACAGAGCACTGGCATGCACTGTCTTTCTAACTCTGCAAGGTCAGTGGTTTTGTCCTCATTTTTCTGATGAGAGAACTAGACTCAAGGAGGTGAAGTGACTTTACCTGAAGATCTCACAGGTAGTATGAAGGAAATTTAGGACTAGGACTTACAAACCAGAGCTCTTTCCCCTCGGCCCTGTGCTGTGGAGCTGGGCTGGGGCCTCCGGCACGGGGGGAGTCAGGTGTGGAGCCAGTGGGTGCCACTGAGTGCAGGTGGGGATGACTCTTCGGAGCCCGGGCTGAGCCTGCTGTGCTGCGGGGTGAGGGCTGCCTCAGCTCTGCCTGCCCTTCCGAGCGTTTGGTTTCTCTGCAGGCTGCATGTTGTGCCTGGGTCAGTCCACCTTCCTCCGCTTTAACCACCCGGCTGAAGCCAAGTGGATGAAGAGCATGATTCCGGCAGGGGGCCGGGCCCCTGGACCCCCCTACAGTCCTGGCCCGGGTAGGTACCCACTTGGGGCACGTGGCTAGTTTGGCGGCACCCCGTGGACAGTCCTCCTCCTTGCCCATTCCAGCCTCCAGCCACACTTGCAGTGTCAGGGCAGGACAACACCCATGATCTGGGCTTGCTGCCACCTGCCATGGGCCACTGGTGGAGAGTGCCAGGCAGTCTGACCACTGGAAGAGATCCAAGAAGTGCTGCTTGGCTGGAATTGGGGAATCATGTGCCTGAGGGATGGGGGGCTGTGCCGGCCTGTGTCCCACTGCCCTGGAAGGTGCCACCTTGGTGTCTGGGACCCTGACCCTCTTATGTCACTACCAGGGAGCCTCACCCTTGAGGGTGGCCTGTGGGGGCAGAAGGAAGCATCCAATTGAGCTGCTGTAAGctctggggcggggagggggggtccCACCTGCTTGTGATCATGTCTTtgggccctgccccacccccaggccatgCCATGCCAGCTGATGTCTCAGTGGAGCAGCTGCAGTTTGTGTGTGAATTATTGATCCCCAGAGGAGAGTTGGGTGATTGTCCCAGGGAGCCAGCACAGCCCCCCTCAGCCCAGCTGCCTAGGGGGCTGGGTGCAGATCAGGAGGCTGCCTATAGGCCTGCCACCCCAGACTTTGCACGGGTATTCAGATGGCTGTAGGATGACAGGTGTCAGCGTGCTACTGGGACAGGTGGACATGTGTGTGAGGTGCACCTAGCAGGGTGGCATCAGTGGCTTCAATGGATCATTTGGGGATCTGAGGAAAGATGGGTGGTCCCTAGGATCACCAGTATCCACGGCAACCCCTCTGCCTTTGGTCCCACACAGTCCCCATAATTTTGGACCCAGACTCAGTCTTGCAAagccttcttcttctcctttctagGTCCTTGGAGGCTCAGAAGCTTGGGTTCCCAGTCCACTCCCTGGGTAGCTTTACCCTGCTCCCACCCTGGCCTTGTCACGCCACTCCCTCAGCTGTTTGGGGCAGTGGTTTCAGAGACTCCTGGTTGGTTGAcaagggctggggcagggcaaaGGCAGGCTCTTGCTGGCATGGCTTAACGGGCTAATTGGAGGCACTGAGCTGCACCTAGTTGCTGCCCAGCCTGGCTTCCAGGAACTGGCCTTTAGGGCCAGGCCCCTCCCTTGCCTCTGACTGGATAAAGTGGTGCTGCACACACCCCTCGCCCAGCCCTGgaggatctgtgtgtgtgttttcctgggTCTCGGCTGCTGTGTTGGGAGGCCCTGATGTCCTATTGGACTGGGACCACCTCCTCCCCGGAACTTCTGGCCCGCTCCCCAGCGTGCCCCCATGCCCTTTGCAGAAGGTCCACCTGCCCTTCCTGAAGTGGAGCTTGAGGAggttgaggaaaccaaggcagggAGGAACCTAGTCTTAGGGTGAGTGCCTGGCCGTGTTGCCGACTCTGTCCTAAGTCATAAAATGTCAGAGCCAGGAGAGCCCTCTTCCTTCACAGACGGCAAAACCAAGGGCAAGTGACTTGGGGAAGTTGCACAGCAGGTTAGTGGCTGAGCTGGCGCTGGGACCCAGATCTCCTGGCTGCTTCTCCAGAGCCTTTCTAGCCCTGTTCTGCTGGCAGGACGTGGGAGTGCTCGCTCTTGTGCATATGCAGCTCCCTAGGGCCTAGGAGACGCCGACCAGGTCCTGAGGCCTCTTTGCGTTTTCCTTCAGCAGAATCACAAAGCTTGGTGAACGGGAACCACACCCCACAGCCTGCAACCCAGGGACCCTCAGCCTGTGGCAGCCACAGTTCCCTGGTGAGCTCTATTGAGAAGGACCTGCAGGAGATCATGGACTCACTGGTGCTCGAGGAGCCTGGAGCTGCTGGCAAGAAGCCTGCCGCCACTTCCCCACTGTCACCGATGGCCAATGGTGGCCGCTACCTGCTGTCCCCCCCGACCAGCCCTGGCGCCATGTCCGTGGGCTCCAGCTATGAGAACACCTCTCCAGCCTTCTCTCCGCTCTCCTCACCAGCCAGCAGTGGGAGCTGTGCCAGCCACTCCCCCAGTGGGCAGGAGCCAGCCCCTTCCATGCCCCCCCTGGTGCCTGCCCGGTCCTCTAGCTACCATTTGGCCCTGCAGCCCTCACAGTCCCGACCCAGTGGTGCTCGCCCCTCTGAGAGCCCCCGGCTGGGCAGGAAGGGGGGTCACGAGAGGCCGCCCAGCCCTGGCCTCCGAGGTCTGCGGACAGACAGCCCTGCAGCCACTGTCTTGGCAGTGGCCTGCAGAGCCACCGAGAGCCCCCGGGCGGGGGGGCAGTTGCCCCTGGTGGCGATTGGCCTGAGTGAATACCAGGCTTCAGGTGCCCGTGGCCAACCCACCAGCATTCCTGGCAGCCCCAAGTTCCAGCCACCAGTCCCTGCTCCTCGAAACAAGATTGGCACGCTCCAGGACCGCCCTCCCAGCCCTTTCCGGGAGCTGCCGGGCACTGAGCGGGTGTTGACAACCAGCCCCTCACGCCAGCTGGTGGGCCGAACATTTTCCGATGGGTCCGCTACCCGCACCCTGCAACCTCCCGAGAGCCCCCGCCTAGGCCGGCGGGGCCTGGACAGTATGAGAGAACTGCCTCCCTTGAGTCCATCTCTGTCCCGAAGGGCTCTCTCCCCCATGCCCGCCCGGACCACCCCAGATCCCAAACTAACCAGGGAAGTGGCAGAGAGTCCCCGACCCCGGCGCTGGGCAGCCCATGGGGCTTCACCAGAGGACTTCTCTGTGACGGCGTGGGGCCGTAGGACACGGAGCCCCTCACCCACACTAGGGGAGTCCCTGGCACCCCGCAAGGGCAGCTTCAGTGGCAGGCTGAGCCCGGCTTATAGTCTGGGCTCGTTGACTGGGGCTTCACCCCACCAGAGCCCCCGTGCCCAGAGGAAGCTCTCCAGCGGGGACTTGCGGGTGCCTGTCACTCGGGAGCGGAAAAATAGCATCACAGAGATCAGTGACAACGAGGATGACCTCCTGGAGTACCACCGGCGGCAGCGCCAAGAGCGGCTTCGGGAGCAGGAGATGGAGAGGCTGGTGAGCGGATGCCAGGGAGGCCGCTGGCATCCATGACAGGGGCTCTGCCAGGGTGTGGGCGGGCCagctggcagggagggaggggcccgtGGACAGGGCCTGGGCTTCCCAAGCTTCTCCACTTCCGGGATACACCGTAGTGACCAGTATCTCAAGGCTCTGGTGCCCTGAACAAGAACTTTCTTTGACGTCTCTAAGGCCTTATTTCAAATTCATGCTCACTTTGCATTTATTCCATAACACAGTGTTTGTTTTCATGTATAAAAGAAGTTTCACGTTATGTACCTGAACACAATGAAGCTCTAGGAAAACATAGCACGTTTATGATGAAGCTTTGTACGTCTCAGTTTGAGAAGCAGGTCTCAGTGATTAGAaggctgaagcccagagaggggaatgggtttgtgcaaggtcacacagcaagttctggcagagctggaattggaACCCACGTCTCCTGTCTCTCCAAGGCTTATTCTTTAGAAAAGCCTCTGGTCCttctttcttgcttctctttGGCCTCTATAAATGGGTGGGAGCTGCTCATCCTGGCCCATGCTGGATCATCTGGAaatgggggtggcagggggagaaGAAGAGAACAGGATGGGCAGCCCCTGGCTGATCCAGGTCAGTCTGTGTGATAGTGATTTTgtgtgctggtgtgtgtgtgtgtgtgtgtgtgtgtgtgtgtgtgcatgcgcacaCATGTGGGTGCCTTTGGGGGCTGGGTGTGGTTCTGGGCAGCTGTCCTGGAGATGGCATCTGagctgggtgggggctgggattcCCCAGATAGAGCAGGGAGCTTGAGGGGCGCTGGCTGGTGTGTCCACGCTGTAGCACGTGCACAGGAAAATAGGTTCTGCCCTCTTTCCCTTGCGAGCAGAAGAACGGGGTTCCTGGGGGCCCAGGGACACTGGGATTGGTTTGAGGAGGAGAATCGGAACTGAGGAGGTTTGCCTGGAGCCCTTTCAGAAGAGGTTGGGACAGCTTTGGGTGAGGTGAGGGTGTGGGACCTTGTGTCTGTGTTGGGTCCGGGAGGGATGAGGCAGGACCCCCAGTCTTGTAAGTTACTATATCTTCTGTTTTTGCCTGGCCTGGACAAGAGTGCTTGCCCCCCGCTGGGGTCTCATCCTGGAGAGGGGGCAGTGAACCTGGCACAGGCAGAGTGGTGGGGCCAGCCTCCCTCAACTCCATTCAGccttcccgccccctcccctgccccgcgCCACGTGCCTCCCCAGCCCTTACCTGCCCCACCTGTCACTTTAAATCTTGGAGgctgcctgccctgcccctcccacctccaccggGCTGGCTGCTTATCTTGGtcctggggcaggggcgggggcacTGGCCCAGCCTCCTGGGTGCTGAGACTCTGTTCCTGGTTTTCTTGCTATGGAACTGGGTAAGCAGCAGGAGGGAAGCTGGGTAAGTGTCTGGGGGGTCCTGGCCAAACTGGTGAGAGACACCAGAGGTTGAGGGACCACAGAGAGAGTCTGGGGGAAGCCCCAAGTCTGGAGTACTATCCCTCCTTCACCTTCTTAGGCCCCTGGGAGGTATCTGGGTGGGCTGTGTGGGCAGGGGGCGGATGCAGCAGCCGGGCCACAGAGCACTGACACCTGGGCCCAGGCGTTCAAGTGCTGGCAGCTGCGCGGCCTGCTGGGAAGGAGCCAGGGGCTGCCAGAGGGTGACTGGAGCTGAGATGGGCATGAGGAGGGCTGTGGCCCAGGCCTCTCGGGCAGGGTGTATACATGCTAAGCACATCTTTGTGTAAACCTGTGTCAGGTCCCTGTGGGCCCCTGGGTCTGTGTTCCGGCCCTGCCTGTGTGGGTCGGTGCCCACCTGTCTGTGTGCTAGACTGTGTTTATCCGTGTGTGTGCCAGTGTGCGTTTGTGCATGTCAGGACTGGTGTGTTTGTGCGTAGCTGCCTGTTAATACAGGCCCAGGGTACGTGTTGTGTCTTTGTGTGTCAGTGCTGATATGCGGCGGTGTCTCTGTGGGCCCAGGTGTCTTTGGATCTACGTGTATCCATGTCAGCATGAACACCTGCGTGTTCTGTGTCTCATTGTGTTCTTTACCTGCCTACCAGCATGTGTTTCTGGGTGCGTCTGGGTGTGTCCCTGTGTGTTCACGAGGAAGCCCACCCTGGGACAGAATgagaagggagaggaaacagGAAGACGGGAGGGGCTGGCCGCGTGGGCAGGTGGCACGACAGCCCGGTTCCTCCTGCCCGCCTCTGGGGcacccaccctccttccctctgcctccccagaCCTTGGGCTCTGGGCTCTCCTGACTTGATTCTGACGCCGAGCCCCTAGTGTCCTAGTCCTCCCTCCTGACGGGACACCATGCCTGGCTCTAGCCCTCCTGGGACCCAGCCTCCTCCCCTTACGCCCTGCTCTGTCCACCCTCCCCAGGAACGACAGCGCCTGGAGACCATCCTGAATTTATGCGCCGAGTACAGCCGGGCCGACGGGGGACCTGAGGCCGGGGAGCTGCCCAGCATCGGGGAGGCCGCCGCAGCCTTGGCTCTGGCCTGCCGGAGGCCCTCACGAGGCCTTGTGGGGGGCACTGGGGCCTCTGCGCGGAGCAACGAGGAGCCTGGAGGTGCCACCCAACGCCTGTGGGAGACTGTGGAGCGCTCGGATGAGGAGAATCTCAAGGAGGAGTGCAGTAGCACGGAGAGCACCCAGCAGGAGGTGGGACCCAGCAGGGACCCAGCAGGAGGTGGGACCCAGCAGGAGGTGGGACGCGGGGTGGCCTGCCGCAGGCCGAGGAGGCACGCGTGTGTGGTGGATGCCAAGGCCCAGCGAGGGGGAAGTATATGAAGTTTGGGCCGACATCAGGGTGTAGAAATGAGGAGGTGggactcccctggcagtccactggttaagactccgcgcagGGCGTGTGGGTTCCACGATCTCTGCTCCGGAAGCTAAGGTCCCGCGTATCCAGtagcagggccaaaaaaaaaaagaggaggcaaGGAAGAGGGGGAGGTGTTGATGAGTTTCCCAAGCTATAAATATGCTTTACGACCTGGCTTTCCTTGGAGCCCCACCCGGGCCTGGCACCCGGTGGTAAGTCTGTTACTTTCAGCCAAGCTGTATTGCTCCCTGTGCGGGGAGGGGAGCTTCCTCCTATCTCAGTCCAGCTGCCCCTTCCAAGCACCCTGAGAAATGCGGATCCGTTTCCGTAGTCTCATCCTGGAAGGCTCTAGAGGCTTCCCTAGCTGatggctcccctcccctccagcacGAAGATGCACCCAGTGCCAAGCTCCAGGGAGAGGTGCTGGCCCTGGAAGAGGAGCGGGCTCAGGTGCTGGGGCGAGTGGGGCAGCTGAAAGTCCGGGTGAAGGAGTTGGAGCAGCAGCTGCAGGAGTCGGCCCGAGAGGTGAGAGCGAGGGCCCTGGCTGGGCTCCTCCCCGGGCACAGTGATGGCCCCAGAGTGGCCCGAGTCCAGCTGCCTTGAGTGGCCTTGACGTGGACCCTGCTGTTGCCTCCAGGCTGAAATGGAGCGGGCACTGctgcagggggagagggaagcagagcgCACGCTGCTGCAGAAGGAGCAGAAGGCGCTGGACCAGCTGCAGGAGAAGCTGGTGACCTTGGAGACGGGCATCCAAAAGGAGAGGGACAAGGTAAcccaccccaggcctggctcAGTGCCGGGCGCCTGTGGcctgggagaagaggagagatgcCTTCTCTGGGGCCCCTAACCTCTTACCTCATTGTTCATCCTGCAGCCCGGCTGGTCTCTGGGCCCCTTCTGGGGCAGGGGGCCTTATTCTCCGTGGAAAGTACCAGCTTGGAGGGCGCTGCCAGGGTCTGGGCTGGTGTCTGGGGTCTCCTCTGCCTGGGTCTCTGTTCTACATCTGGGTGCCTGGGTGCCTGCCATTCTAGGCCCTTCGTGCCCCTTCTAGGAAGTGCCGAAGCCCCTTCTTGGGCGGTGAGCACGGCCCAAGGCACTGGTACTGGGGAGTGATTCAGGTCTGGGTGTCTGCATCTGGAGGACATCCGCCTCCAAGCGTGGCTCCGGTGCTCAGGATGTGGTCTTTGGGAGATGGCCCTCAGGTCTCTGTTTCCCTTGAGCCTTCAGGATCTGCAGCCTCCCATCCCAGATGGTCCCAGCTCCTGCCCCTGGCCCTTTCAGATTTCGTGCCAGCCTGCTGGGGCCGCTCCATCCCACAGGGGCCGTGTCAGCCACGCCCAAGATGTCCAACAACGTGCCAAAAGCTCCGAAGTGGAGAGGGGCCACCTATTTCTGGACTTGACAGTATTTTTCCAAGAATTAATTCTCCTTCTGGATTTTTTGAGAGTGTCTTCCTCCGGCCCCTCAGTTTTGAAGCTCTTAACAATTCTGTGACCCTCCCACCCTGTTTTTTGGAGCTTTGGCTCTGGACCCCAAAACCACACTCCCAAATTCTGTGCCAAATTAACTCCATGCTTACCAACCAGGCCTGCACTAACGCCCCCTCTAATCACTGTCCTGGGCTCTCTGCATGTCCCTAACTGCCAGTGCCACCCAGGCAGGGCTGAGCCGTGCCTGCTTTTGCACTAACTCCACGGGCACCCCTGTGCCCTTGGCCCCTCCCCTCTAATGTTGCCTCCTTCCGTTCTTGGTGTGGGACCCCAGGGTTTTGATCAGAAAGGAATGGGCAGGGGGCACAGCTCCACTTTGCTCAGTGGGGCATTGGCAGGAGGGGTACAAAATTGGGGGAAATGCTTGGCCGAGGAGCCTCTCGGTCCAAAGAGCTCCTCTCATTTGGAAAAGCCAGGGTGCGGCCTCCACAGACTGTTTGCAGTTTCCTGCACAGAGGAGAGGCGGGCTGTCGTCACCTGTCTTCCCTCCTGAGTGGAGGGACGAGGAGGTCCAGTGGTGGTGGCATGGCCTGGGGAGGGCACGGACAGGGGCTCTCTGCCACACAGTGGCTACCCTTCCTAGCTTTCCTCTGGGGCTTCCCAATTTCAGATACTCCAACCAGAGGGTGGGAAGGGGTAggtctctccccactcccacccctgatCCATTCAGAACATAGGGTATTGCAAAGGCTGAGTCCAAGCATGGGGAAGTGCTTGGACCTCAGAAACTGGACTGATCAGGTCCTCCTCTCCTGGATGAGGATGGGGgcgtggggtggaggggggacaGAGGCAGGGTTCAGCACAGGGACTCCAGGGTGAAGCTCAGCATTTCAGCAGGAACCTGTCTAACCTCATTTCTCATTGACCTGGCATTGCCTGGAGGCATGGACTTTGCCTTCTCTCTGGGCCCAGTTATTtgaggtggaggtggtgatggtggtggccacggtggtggtggcagtggggaagGTTCCCTCAGCTTCCCTCCCCAGCGCCCAGCCCATGGCCCTATTCTGGCTTTGAGATCAGTAATCACAGTTTCTCCTCTGCCTGTCCTTCGGAGGGGTGACTCACCAGCTCCTCCCTGCAtccccccttcccaccctcaGAGGTGTCATCTCGCCCCAGACAGAGCCATCCACCTCCTCTCTGTACCCACTCCTGGGGCTCCTATTACCACGGCAACGGGCCGAACTAATTGCAACCCTCATCCTACTGAAGTTCAGCCTGCAGTgccagcaccccacccccaccctgggcaggaggtggggaggccAAGGGGGTTGGGTTGGGGTCCCCTCCACTGCATGGCTGTAGCTTTAACATCCTCGGCTCCCAATTCACACCCAACCCCTGGATTTAATCCCCACCAACTCTACCCTTTTCCCAGGGTTAAATTTTGGTCTCTGGGAAGCGGAAGAGGGGGAGGAACAGCAGCTAGAGGCTCCGTGTTTGTGATGTGGAACCAGCTTTGTCTTTGACTGGTTTGGAGAGAAAACAGAGGGCCTCTTCCTAGGACTTGCCCAAACCTTTCTAGTTCAAGGGACTCCAAGAGACCAACATTTCTGCCTGGGACCCACACCCCTGCCTGTGACACCATCGCCTGCACCTCCAGTCCTGTCTCACACCCCAGCTCTTTGCCTTTCCCACcctgcccctcttcctccttatttccctttctcctgtttgctctctcctctcctggttAAACTCCTTTCATTCCCcgccttctttctcttttccccgcaccccaccccccttccctgcgccccgccccgcgccgccgcTGCCCCGGGCCGGAGTTGAGGAGTGTGTGTTCTGTTTCTCCCCTgtgcccgccccctccccctccggcGACCAGGAGAGGGCGGAGCTGGCCGCGGGACGGAGGCACCTGGAGGCCCGCCAGGCGCTCTACGCCGAGCTCCAGACGCAGCTCGATAACTGCCCCGAGTCAGTGCGGGAACAGTTACAGGAGCAGCTGAGAAGGGTCAGTTTCaccagcccccgccccctccccgcccccgagGGCCGCCCGCCCGGAAGAGAGGAGCGGTGGGCCGGGACCGCCTGGGCCCTGCAGTACCTGCCGGACGACAGGGTCCGTGTTGTGGCttggaggggacagggaagggttggggtgggggtggaggttcTCCTTTCTGCTACTGCAGGCAGCGCTGCCCGGCAAAGGGGCAGAGCCGAGCGGAGGaaagggggcggggtgggggcaggtccCTTCCTCCGTTTCCCCGGGTCCAGCCCCCAGAAGTCTCACCTCTGTGAACTGGCCTTCCAGGCGCAGAGTGGTATCGTGAGCACCACCCGATCCCCTTTGTCACTGTCGTTCAAGGAGGCAGAAGCCCTGGAGACTGAGACAAAGCTCTTTGAAGACTTGGAGTTCCAGCAGCTGGAGCGGGAGAGCCGCGTGGAGGAGGAGCGCGAGCTGGCTGGCCAAGGGCTGCTCCGGAGCAAGGCCGAGCTGCTCCGGAGCATCGCCAAGAGGAAGGTGCGCCCCCCCGGCCCCCATCCCTGCCGCGAGGCCCGCAGTGCCGGCTTGACTTCACCTtgctgagcctcggtttcctcatctgtaaaacaagaacaATAACAGGCTGTTGTGAGCGATAAAGGAGATGATGTGTGTGAAGACAGCATAGGACATGATCATAGTAAGCACTCGGTGAACAATAACTATTGTTATTAAGCTCTGACTCTCCCCAGTTCTCCCTTGGAAAGTGGATTGGGCTCACATTCAGAGCTGGGCCctggctgggcagggcagggagaaaCGGAGATGGAGGAGGGCGCTGAAGAGGAGACTTGCTCCTGCCCTTGTAGAGCTCTCTGATGGAAGTGCTGGGACACATACAAAGACCAGAGATCTGGATATTAGAGCCTGCCAGGGGTACTAGAAAGGCATCACCTGGGTTCCAGCCTTGGCCCAGCCCTGGCTCAGCTGAGCCGTAAAACAAGGGGATTTGGTATCGCATCCTGGCTGGTTCTGGAGCTCCAGTTGCTCTGATGTCTCCTGATCTCAGCCAGACCAGGACAGGGTATTGGGGCGGGGATGTAAAGTTGGGAGGAGGCTTGTGTTAAGCAAGGGTTAggaaggtgtgggtgaggagaagggggaggagccaGGCGGCCCACACACCTGTGGCTGAGAGTTGAGTGTCCGTGCACACATATGCATGCATGTGCACTTTGCCAGGCTGGAGTGAGTgggtgggaggtgagggcagTGAGCTTGGGGAGGGGTGTCAAAAAGTGGGGCTAGTTTGGTGGTAAGTGGGGAGCCACTGGACTTCCCCCTGAGTCCAGATCCCTTGCTTCTCTCCCTGAGCTGCTCTGCCTTACAAATACATCTGCCTATCAGTGAAATGGGCATAAAGGCATCTGCCTCGTAAGAGAGTTAAGTGAGGTAACACGTGCAAAGCATTTAGCAGAGTTCTTGGGTCCTGACAGGTTCTCAGTAAATTGCAGATCTTGTTGTGAGGATTACCACCTGGTCTGCTTCAGTCTGCTTGGGCTGACCCCAGATTTAGTAcagctcccttcttccctcccttctctcctatGTCTTGCTCTTCATGGTGATAGTTTAAGGCCTCCTCTTTCAGGAAGCCCTCCTTGGATAAACCCAGCCCATTTTCCCGGagcccctctccttctctctcacttATTATCTTTTCGTTTCCTTTTAGCACATGATTGTTGAGCCAGGCATTGCGCTAAGCCCTACTGGGGATATGGAGACAAAAAGAAACTGGCCCGGCCCTTGGATCGGACAGCTTgggcggggtggtggtgatggagacaTATATTCACAAGTAACAGCAATACAAGGCAAATGGTGATATGGAATAATTTGAGCACAGAGCAAGGAGCAAAGGAATTGAGTGGTGATCAAGGAAGATGTTGGAGAGAAGATAGCATTGGGTCTGGTCTTGGAGGATAAATAAGCTCTTGATGGGTGGAGAAGACAGGGCAGCATTCCTGGCAAGGAGAACCGTATAAGAAAGGCCTGGGAGTGTACACCTGCACCGCTGACATTACAATAGGGCCGAGCTGAGTGCACGCCGCCGAGGGCTcagggtaggagggagggtgGAAAGTGGAGGCCCAGTTCCAGGAGCCCTTGAGTGCTGGCTGAGGGATTTGTGCTTTATCCTGTGAATAATGAGGAGTTGCTGAGAAGAGGACTGATGACCCTTACtcgtggattaaaaaaa
Encoded here:
- the PHLDB1 gene encoding pleckstrin homology-like domain family B member 1 isoform X7 codes for the protein MRRPGRGLGWPPGPQELWSPRTMDTINRNQVGPGSKTPAMVQKGPLDLIETGKGLKVQTDKPHLVSLGSGRLSTAITLLPLEEGRTVIGSAARDISLQGLGLAPEHCYIENLRGTLTLYPCGNACTIDGLLVRQPTRLTQGCMLCLGQSTFLRFNHPAEAKWMKSMIPAGGRAPGPPYSPGPAESQSLVNGNHTPQPATQGPSACGSHSSLVSSIEKDLQEIMDSLVLEEPGAAGKKPAATSPLSPMANGGRYLLSPPTSPGAMSVGSSYENTSPAFSPLSSPASSGSCASHSPSGQEPAPSMPPLVPARSSSYHLALQPSQSRPSGARPSESPRLGRKGGHERPPSPGLRGLRTDSPAATVLAVACRATESPRAGGQLPLVAIGLSEYQASGARGQPTSIPGSPKFQPPVPAPRNKIGTLQDRPPSPFRELPGTERVLTTSPSRQLVGRTFSDGSATRTLQPPESPRLGRRGLDSMRELPPLSPSLSRRALSPMPARTTPDPKLTREVAESPRPRRWAAHGASPEDFSVTAWGRRTRSPSPTLGESLAPRKGSFSGRLSPAYSLGSLTGASPHQSPRAQRKLSSGDLRVPVTRERKNSITEISDNEDDLLEYHRRQRQERLREQEMERLERQRLETILNLCAEYSRADGGPEAGELPSIGEAAAALALACRRPSRGLVGGTGASARSNEEPGGATQRLWETVERSDEENLKEECSSTESTQQEHEDAPSAKLQGEVLALEEERAQVLGRVGQLKVRVKELEQQLQESAREAEMERALLQGEREAERTLLQKEQKALDQLQEKLVTLETGIQKERDKEAEALETETKLFEDLEFQQLERESRVEEERELAGQGLLRSKAELLRSIAKRKERLAVLDSQAGQIRSQAVQESERLARDKNASLQLLQKEKEKLAMLERRYHSLTGGRAFPKTTSTLKEMEKLLLPAVDLEQWYQELMAGLGTGPAAASPRSSPPPLPAKASRQLQVYRSKMDGEATSPLPRTRSGPLPSSSGSSSSSSQLSVATLGRSPSPKSTLLAQNGTSSLPRNLAATLQDIETKRQLALQQKVESLPAEPLPTDDPAGQQVIEEQRRRLAELKQKAAAEAQCQWDALHGAAPFPAGPSGFPQLLHHSILHHLPVSRERGEEGEHAYDTLSLESSDSMETSISTGGNSACSPDTMSSASGLDVGKTEEMEKMLKEAHAEKSRLMESREREMELRRQALEEERRRREQVERRLQGESTRRHQLVEKEVKMREKQFSQARPLTRYLPIRKEDFDLKTHIESSGHGVDTCLHVVLSSKVCRGYLVKMGGKIKSWKKRWFVFDRLKRTLSYYVDKHETKLKGVIYFQAIEEVYYDHLRSAAKSPNPALTFCVKTHDRLYYMVAPSAEAMRIWMDVIVTGAEGYTQFMN